The following are from one region of the Girardinichthys multiradiatus isolate DD_20200921_A chromosome 9, DD_fGirMul_XY1, whole genome shotgun sequence genome:
- the lrrc39 gene encoding leucine-rich repeat-containing protein 39 isoform X1: MVGVVACSSMSSIKALWETRIKKGREEEEQRRTTSRGGTTGRLSVRVWEDRAVLARLKEKLQMEDGRLVLRIEQEEWKILPGCLIQFNQAQEWQIHKTGLLKIPHFISNFQNLLVLDLSRNAVAEVPKQIGTLTRLRELLLSYNRIQFVPEELSGCESLEKLELAMNRNLNELPDQLRNLTRLQHLDLSMNDFSLFPDCVVAMPGLQWLDMGGNRLQLLPDDIHRMEKLHTLWLQRNDLEKLPENISRMSSLDTLVLSSNRLRDIPSLMEDMTNLRFVNFRDNPLTMDVTLPPRKKVAEDDEDDREMFGREFMQMYIQEARKRSYAVLNMHCVNQIDEDSADK; this comes from the exons ATGGTGGGCGTGGTGGCGTGCAGCTCCATGAGCTCCATCAAAGCTCTGTGGGAGACCCGGATCAAGAAAggaagggaggaggaggagcagaggAGGACGACGTCCAGGGGCGGGACCACAGGCAG ACTTAGTGTTCGGGTCTGGGAGGACCGGGCGGTTCTGGCTCGGCTGAAGGAAAAGCTACAGATGGAAGATGGAAGACTGGTTCTCCGAATTGAACAAGAGGAGTGGAAG ATCTTGCCAGGGTGCCTGATCCAATTCAATCAGGCCCAGGAGTGGCAGATCCATAAGACTGGCCTGCTGAAGATTCCTCATTTCATCTCCAACTTCCAGAACCTTCTGGTTCTGGATCTTTCCCGCAATGCAGTCGCAGAGGTCCCGAAACAGATTG GGACGTTGACCCGGCTCAGAGAACTGCTGCTGAGCTACAACAGAATCCAGTTTGTCCCTGAAGAACTGAGTGGATGTGAGAGTCTGGAGAAACTGGAGCTGGCTATGAACCGGAACCTTAATGAGCTCCCAGACCAG CTGAGGAACCTGACGAGGCTGCAGCATTTGGACCTGTCCATGAACGACTTCAGCTTGTTTCCAGATTGTGTGGTTGCCATGCCAGGGCTGCAGTGGCTCGACATGGGAGGGAACCGCCTTCAGCTCCTACCTGATGATATCCACAG GATGGAGAAGCTGCACACGCTGTGGCTTCAGAGAAATGATCTGGAGaaacttccagaaaacatcAGCCGGATGTCGAGTCTGGACACGCTGGTCCTCAGCAGCAACAGGCTGAGAGACATCCCTTCACTGATGGAGGACATGACCAACCTCAG GTTTGTGAATTTCAGAGATAACCCCCTGACCATGGATGTGACTCTGCCTCCGAGGAAGAAGGTGGCTGAGGATGACGAGGACGACAGAGAGATGTTTGGACGGGAGTTCATGCAGATGTACATCCAGGAGGCCAGGAAGAGATCGTATGCTGTGCTCAACATGCACTGTGTCAACC AGATTGATGAAGACTCAGCTGATAAATAA
- the dbt gene encoding lipoamide acyltransferase component of branched-chain alpha-keto acid dehydrogenase complex, mitochondrial isoform X3, whose protein sequence is MFGSRTLRTAVAWRGPIVQFKLSDIGEGIMEVTVKEWYVKEGDKVSQFDSICEVQSDKASVTITSRYDGVIRKLYYDVDGTALVGKPLVDIETESGSELSQEEDVVETPAMAREEHTHQEIKGHKTQATPAVRRLAMENNIKLSEVVGTGKDGRILKEDILNFLAKQTGAILPPTPLFHEIQTPGPDPSTPAATPMSIPAGVKPTPTAPKPVFSGKDVMEPLKGFHKAMVKTMTAALKIPHFGYCDEVDLSRLVLLRSELKTTAERRGVKLSYMPFFIKAASLGLLHFPILNSSLDEGCQNLIYKASHNIGLAMDTSQGLLVPTVKNVQLLSVFEIAQELNRLQALGAAGQLGKSELNGGTFTLSNIGSIGGTYAKPVILPPEVAIGALGKIQVLPRFDTAGQVTRAHIMKVSWSADHRIIDGATMCRFSNIWREYLENPASMVLDLK, encoded by the exons CGTGGCGAGGACCCATTGTCCAGTTCAAGCTGTCAGACATCGGAGAGGGAATCATGGAGGTGACGGTTAAGGAATG GTACGTGAAGGAGGGGGACAAAGTGTCTCAGTTTGACAGCATCTGTGAGGTCCAGAGCGACAAAGCTTCTGTCACCATCACCAGCCGCTATGACGGCGTCATCAGGAAACTGTACTACGACGTAGATGGCACCGCGCTGGTGGGCAAACCACTTGTTGACATCGAGACTGAGTCTGGATCAG AGCTGAGTCAGGAGGAGGACGTAGTGGAGACACCCGCCATGGCCCGGGAGGAGCACACCCACCAGGAGATCAAAGGTCACAAGACCCAGGCCACGCCTGCTGTCAGGCGCCTCGCCATGGAGAACAAC ATAAAGCTCAGTGAGGTGGTGGGGACGGGGAAGGATGGACGGATCCTGAAGGAGGACATCCTGAACTTTCTGGCAAAGCAAACTGGAGCCATCTTACCTCCAACTCCACTCTTCCACGAGATTCAGACCCCTGGCCCCGACCCCAGTACTCCTGCTGCCACGCCTATGAGCATTCCAGCTGGAGTTAAACCTACACCCACAGCCCCCAAACCTGTTTTTTCCGGAAAGGATGTGATGGAGCCACTCAAAG GTTTCCATAAAGCCATGGTGAAGACTATGACGGCAGCGCTAAAGATTCCTCACTTTGGCTACTGTGACGAGGTGGATCTGAGCCGCCTGGTGCTTCTGAGATCAGAACTAAAGACCACTGCAGAGAGACGTGGGGTCAAACTCAGTTACATGCCCTTCTTCATCAAG GCTGCCTCCCTCGGCCTCCTTCACTTCCCGATCCTGAACTCCTCGCTGGACGAAGGCTGCCAGAACCTTATCTACAAG GCCTCTCACAACATCGGTCTGGCCATGGACACCAGTCAGGGTCtgctggttcccactgtgaagaaTGTTCAGTTGCTCAGTGTGTTCGAGATCGCTCAGGAGCTGAACCGTCTGCAGGCACTGGGAGCGGCCGGACAATTGGGAAAGTCTGAGCTGAATGGGGGAACCTTCACTCTGTCCAACATCGGATCG ATCGGAGGGACGTACGCCAAACCTGTCATTCTTCCTCCAGAGGTCGCCATAGGAGCGCTGGGAAAAATCCAG GTTCTACCACGGTTTGACACTGCCGGTCAGGTGACCCGagctcacatcatgaaggtcagCTGGTCGGCGGACCATCGCATCATTGACGGCGCAACCATGTGTCGCTTCTCCAACATTTGGAGGGAGTACCTGGAGAATCCGGCCAGCATGGTGCTGGACCTCAAATAG
- the dbt gene encoding lipoamide acyltransferase component of branched-chain alpha-keto acid dehydrogenase complex, mitochondrial isoform X2, with translation MLTQQYRRRCFQPQNLQFSRNLKPLASRWDTSLQMFGSRTLRTAVAWRGPIVQFKLSDIGEGIMEVTVKEWYVKEGDKVSQFDSICEVQSDKASVTITSRYDGVIRKLYYDVDGTALVGKPLVDIETESGSELSQEEDVVETPAMAREEHTHQEIKGHKTQATPAVRRLAMENNIKLSEVVGTGKDGRILKEDILNFLAKQTGAILPPTPLFHEIQTPGPDPSTPAATPMSIPAGVKPTPTAPKPVFSGKDVMEPLKGFHKAMVKTMTAALKIPHFGYCDEVDLSRLVLLRSELKTTAERRGVKLSYMPFFIKAASLGLLHFPILNSSLDEGCQNLIYKASHNIGLAMDTSQGLLVPTVKNVQLLSVFEIAQELNRLQALGAAGQLGKSELNGGTFTLSNIGSIGGTYAKPVILPPEVAIGALGKIQVLPRFDTAGQVTRAHIMKVSWSADHRIIDGATMCRFSNIWREYLENPASMVLDLK, from the exons CGTGGCGAGGACCCATTGTCCAGTTCAAGCTGTCAGACATCGGAGAGGGAATCATGGAGGTGACGGTTAAGGAATG GTACGTGAAGGAGGGGGACAAAGTGTCTCAGTTTGACAGCATCTGTGAGGTCCAGAGCGACAAAGCTTCTGTCACCATCACCAGCCGCTATGACGGCGTCATCAGGAAACTGTACTACGACGTAGATGGCACCGCGCTGGTGGGCAAACCACTTGTTGACATCGAGACTGAGTCTGGATCAG AGCTGAGTCAGGAGGAGGACGTAGTGGAGACACCCGCCATGGCCCGGGAGGAGCACACCCACCAGGAGATCAAAGGTCACAAGACCCAGGCCACGCCTGCTGTCAGGCGCCTCGCCATGGAGAACAAC ATAAAGCTCAGTGAGGTGGTGGGGACGGGGAAGGATGGACGGATCCTGAAGGAGGACATCCTGAACTTTCTGGCAAAGCAAACTGGAGCCATCTTACCTCCAACTCCACTCTTCCACGAGATTCAGACCCCTGGCCCCGACCCCAGTACTCCTGCTGCCACGCCTATGAGCATTCCAGCTGGAGTTAAACCTACACCCACAGCCCCCAAACCTGTTTTTTCCGGAAAGGATGTGATGGAGCCACTCAAAG GTTTCCATAAAGCCATGGTGAAGACTATGACGGCAGCGCTAAAGATTCCTCACTTTGGCTACTGTGACGAGGTGGATCTGAGCCGCCTGGTGCTTCTGAGATCAGAACTAAAGACCACTGCAGAGAGACGTGGGGTCAAACTCAGTTACATGCCCTTCTTCATCAAG GCTGCCTCCCTCGGCCTCCTTCACTTCCCGATCCTGAACTCCTCGCTGGACGAAGGCTGCCAGAACCTTATCTACAAG GCCTCTCACAACATCGGTCTGGCCATGGACACCAGTCAGGGTCtgctggttcccactgtgaagaaTGTTCAGTTGCTCAGTGTGTTCGAGATCGCTCAGGAGCTGAACCGTCTGCAGGCACTGGGAGCGGCCGGACAATTGGGAAAGTCTGAGCTGAATGGGGGAACCTTCACTCTGTCCAACATCGGATCG ATCGGAGGGACGTACGCCAAACCTGTCATTCTTCCTCCAGAGGTCGCCATAGGAGCGCTGGGAAAAATCCAG GTTCTACCACGGTTTGACACTGCCGGTCAGGTGACCCGagctcacatcatgaaggtcagCTGGTCGGCGGACCATCGCATCATTGACGGCGCAACCATGTGTCGCTTCTCCAACATTTGGAGGGAGTACCTGGAGAATCCGGCCAGCATGGTGCTGGACCTCAAATAG
- the trmt13 gene encoding tRNA:m(4)X modification enzyme TRM13 homolog, which yields MAAPLLGRCSFFVQRKNRFCKMIAGKGKRFCGEHATMEEGDGGSKRISCPLDPKHTVSEDNLEKHLKKCNSRDKPKPGYYVENINAGQADKDQKLQQVTLCERSRAELEALVEKLKTAVEGLQGDVEDRTLSHPILQEELLNPMNGDSAHKHLKQQASILGHLQELGLLKRGHCFVEFGAGRGKLSHWIHKALKNPENPEICEYQKIINNPETFEDLQLLLVERSSTRFKVDGKHQDAGVPFERLQVDIQHLDLSKVPLLRKKKLPLVGVGKHLCGAATDLALRCLLETTRVREDPEPPPKRLKEPETVPKSEDDAETAPPDSSSSTGTSKGPVLGLAVALCCHHRCEWRHYVGQHFFLQRGLGAVEFSTFCRMSSWATCGLRLANQSCPSHDPTNQRGEDEDHEAAEETEAVSRFWTAAEREQVGRLCKLLIDCGRRDFLKTKGFSSRLTRYVETAVTLENVLLTAVPSSSS from the exons ATGGCGGCGCCCCTGCTCGGTAGATGCAGCTTCTTCGTCCAGAGAAAAAACCGTTTCTGTAAGATGATTGCCGGAAAAGGGAAACGTTTCTGTGGAGAGCACGCGACCATG GAGGAGGGGGATGGTGGCAGCAAGAGGATCAGCTGTCCTCTGGACCCCAAACA CACGGTGTCTGAAGACAACCTGGAGAAACACCTGAAGAAATGCAACTCCAGAGATAAACCCAAACCg GGTTATTATGTGGAGAACATCAATGCAGGTCAAGCTGACAAAGACCAGAAGCTTCAACAG GTGACTCTGTGTGAGCGCAGTAGAGCAGAGTTGGAGGCTCTGGTGGAAAAACTGAAGACAGCTGTTGAGG GTCTGCAGGGCGATGTGGAGGACAGAACTTTGTCCCATCCCATCCTCCAAGAAGAGCTTCTTAACCCAATGAATGGAGACTCTGCCCACAAACACCTGAAGCAGCAG GCCTCTATCTTAGGTCACCTGCAGGAGCTGGGGCTGCTCAAAAGGGGGCACTGCTTTGTGGAGTTCGGAGCAGGTCGAGGAAAACTGTCCCACTGGATCCACAAGGCCCTGAAGAACCCTGAGAACCCAGAAATCTGTGAATATCAGAAGATCATCAACAATCCAGAGACCTTTGAGGACCTTCAGCTACTGCTTGTGGAGCGCTCCAGCACCCGATTCAAG GTGGATGGGAAGCATCAGGATGCCGGAGTGCCGTTTGAGAGGCTACAGGTGGACATTCAACACCTGGATCTGA GTAAAGTTCCCCTGCTGAGGAAGAAAAAGCTCCCGTTGGTTGGAGTCGGGAAGCATCTCTGTGGAGCAGCGACAG ATCTTGCTCTCCGGTGCTTATTAGAAACAACCAGAGTCAGAGAGGATCCTGAACCACCTCCGAAACGCCTTAAAGAGCCAGAAACTGTGCCGAAATCAGAGGATGATGCAGAGACAGCCCCACCTGACTCCAGTTCAAGTACTGGTACTAGTAAGGGTCCAGTGCTGGGCCTGGCAGTGGCACTGTGCTGTCACCATCGCTGTGAGTGGCGTCACTACGTGGGTCAGCACTTCTTCCTCCAGAGAGGACTTGGAGCTGTTGAGTTCTCCACCTTCTGTCGGATGTCCAGCTGGGCTACGTGTGGGCTCAGACTGGCCAATCAGAGCTGCCCATCACATGATCCCACCAATCAGAGAGGAGAGGATGAAGACCATGAAGCAGCAGAGGAGACCGAAGCAGTGAGCAG gttctggaCAGCAGCTGAGCGAGAGCAGGTGGGTCGTCTCTGCAAACTGTTGATTGACTGCGGCAGACGTGACTTCCTGAAGACCAAAGGATTCAGCAGCAGACTGACTCGTTATGTGGAGACTGCAGTGACTCTGGAGAACGTCTTGCTAACTGCAGtaccctcctcttcttcctga
- the lrrc39 gene encoding leucine-rich repeat-containing protein 39 isoform X2 → MVGVVACSSMSSIKALWETRIKKGREEEEQRRTTSRGGTTGRLSVRVWEDRAVLARLKEKLQMEDGRLVLRIEQEEWKILPGCLIQFNQAQEWQIHKTGLLKIPHFISNFQNLLVLDLSRNAVAEVPKQIGTLTRLRELLLSYNRIQFVPEELSGCESLEKLELAMNRNLNELPDQLRNLTRLQHLDLSMNDFSLFPDCVVAMPGLQWLDMGGNRLQLLPDDIHRMEKLHTLWLQRNDLEKLPENISRMSSLDTLVLSSNRLRDIPSLMEDMTNLRDNPLTMDVTLPPRKKVAEDDEDDREMFGREFMQMYIQEARKRSYAVLNMHCVNQIDEDSADK, encoded by the exons ATGGTGGGCGTGGTGGCGTGCAGCTCCATGAGCTCCATCAAAGCTCTGTGGGAGACCCGGATCAAGAAAggaagggaggaggaggagcagaggAGGACGACGTCCAGGGGCGGGACCACAGGCAG ACTTAGTGTTCGGGTCTGGGAGGACCGGGCGGTTCTGGCTCGGCTGAAGGAAAAGCTACAGATGGAAGATGGAAGACTGGTTCTCCGAATTGAACAAGAGGAGTGGAAG ATCTTGCCAGGGTGCCTGATCCAATTCAATCAGGCCCAGGAGTGGCAGATCCATAAGACTGGCCTGCTGAAGATTCCTCATTTCATCTCCAACTTCCAGAACCTTCTGGTTCTGGATCTTTCCCGCAATGCAGTCGCAGAGGTCCCGAAACAGATTG GGACGTTGACCCGGCTCAGAGAACTGCTGCTGAGCTACAACAGAATCCAGTTTGTCCCTGAAGAACTGAGTGGATGTGAGAGTCTGGAGAAACTGGAGCTGGCTATGAACCGGAACCTTAATGAGCTCCCAGACCAG CTGAGGAACCTGACGAGGCTGCAGCATTTGGACCTGTCCATGAACGACTTCAGCTTGTTTCCAGATTGTGTGGTTGCCATGCCAGGGCTGCAGTGGCTCGACATGGGAGGGAACCGCCTTCAGCTCCTACCTGATGATATCCACAG GATGGAGAAGCTGCACACGCTGTGGCTTCAGAGAAATGATCTGGAGaaacttccagaaaacatcAGCCGGATGTCGAGTCTGGACACGCTGGTCCTCAGCAGCAACAGGCTGAGAGACATCCCTTCACTGATGGAGGACATGACCAACCTCAG AGATAACCCCCTGACCATGGATGTGACTCTGCCTCCGAGGAAGAAGGTGGCTGAGGATGACGAGGACGACAGAGAGATGTTTGGACGGGAGTTCATGCAGATGTACATCCAGGAGGCCAGGAAGAGATCGTATGCTGTGCTCAACATGCACTGTGTCAACC AGATTGATGAAGACTCAGCTGATAAATAA